A region of Halopiger xanaduensis SH-6 DNA encodes the following proteins:
- a CDS encoding SCO family protein, which produces MNRRLYLRSIAASSVAATAGCLDTLSIAGDDGDMILEPPERDLSEATHPSYGDEFPTASVPAPLTGETVSTDQYEGERAMLVTFFYTSCPDGVCPALILRLRRAQEVAAEEGYSDSAAFLAMTFDPERDTADVLRTYADQQGVDLEAGNWHFLRPERYEDAKSIVADQYGLPIEKRDAEKYDDLEYMFPHFAYIFLVNERGLVERAYPDGATIATSKLVDDFEAVATS; this is translated from the coding sequence ATGAACCGACGGTTGTATCTCCGGTCGATTGCTGCCTCGAGCGTTGCCGCCACTGCGGGCTGTTTGGACACTCTCTCCATCGCGGGCGACGACGGCGACATGATCCTTGAGCCGCCGGAACGCGACTTGAGCGAGGCAACGCATCCAAGCTACGGTGACGAATTTCCAACCGCGAGCGTCCCGGCTCCCCTGACCGGTGAGACCGTTTCGACCGATCAGTACGAGGGTGAGCGAGCGATGCTGGTGACGTTCTTCTACACGTCCTGTCCCGACGGCGTCTGTCCTGCGCTGATACTCCGGCTACGACGTGCGCAGGAAGTCGCGGCCGAGGAAGGATACAGTGACAGTGCTGCGTTCCTCGCGATGACGTTTGACCCCGAACGCGATACCGCGGACGTGTTGCGAACGTACGCCGATCAGCAGGGAGTCGACCTCGAGGCAGGAAACTGGCACTTCCTGCGGCCCGAACGCTATGAAGACGCAAAATCGATCGTCGCCGACCAGTACGGACTCCCGATCGAGAAGCGAGACGCCGAGAAGTACGACGACCTCGAGTACATGTTCCCGCACTTTGCCTACATCTTTCTCGTCAACGAGCGCGGACTTGTCGAACGCGCATATCCAGACGGGGCAACGATTGCAACGTCGAAGTTGGTCGACGACTTCGAGGCGGTAGCGACGTCGTAG